The sequence below is a genomic window from bacterium.
GATCCTGTCGATAACCGTGCGCCGAGCAGGGAGAGCTGCTCATTGATCTCGAGCGCGCTGCGGCTTTTCGTCCCCTCATCCATCATGTCCAACGCCAGGCCGGCGGTGCCCAACAGTGCGCCCTGATCAGCCGCCCAACCGGCGTCCACGACGAGGCTGAGATTAGCCAGAGGAACACTGTGGCGTTCGATGAGCAGGACTTTAAGACCGTTGGAAAGAGTGGCCCGCTGAATGGCGGGAAAGGCGACGGTCGGTGGTGCGCCCGGGACCGGCAGGCTGGAGCGGTCGACTTTGCTCTCAGCTGATTTATATTCAGGGTAGGGGTGGACCTCGAGTATATAGACGCCGTCGGAGAGCCAGTATTTGGCGGCCTGCTGCAGATCCTGCACCGTGGCTTCATCGATGTGCTTTAGAGTGGTCTTGTAATAGTCCGGGCTTCCGCCAAAGACCTCGTTGCTGATGAGGATATCAGATTTGCCGCCGAATCCACCGATCCGCTCGATGCCGCGGATGAAATTGGAACGGTACTGCGCTTTGACGCGTTGCAATTCGTTTTCTGTCGGTCCCTCGGCCATCAGGCGGGCCAGTTCTTCATCCAGAGCTTTTTCAACCTTTGCCAGGGATTCGCCGGGCTTGGCAGTGGCGACGATGTAAAAAAGTCCAGCGATTTCGCGTAGATCCAGGTAAGCTGATACATCTGTAGCGATCTGGTCTTCATACACCAGCCGCTTGTATAGCCGGGATGTTTTACCGGAAGCGAGCAGGTCGCTGACCAGATCGAGCCGGTTTGCGCACAGAGTGCCCCAGGCTGGAATATTCCAGACTTTATAGATGCGCGCCTGGGGAACGCGGTCTTGAGCGACCTGGCGCAGAGTCCCGGTACGTTTTGCGGTGAACGCCTCGTAACGGGTCACCGGTGGTCCTGCTGGAATATCGCCAAAGTACTGTTTTACTTTGGCCAGCGCCTCCTGGGTGGTAATGTCGCCGGCAATGGCG
It includes:
- a CDS encoding insulinase family protein; translated protein: MLHRSLHRSLLMTGLVAVVLFFAAVPPILAQTQNIDIPFQKFVLDNGLSVIVHEDHKAPIVAFNVWYHVGSKNEKPGKTGFAHLFEHLMFNGSENHNDDYFKPLEKIGATDLNGTTNEDRTNYFENVPKSALDIALWMESDRMGHLLGAIDQAKLDEQRGVVQNEKRQYENEPYSLVDELIAKNCFPAGHPYSWTVIGSMEDLDAASLKDVHEWFKAYYGPNNAVIAIAGDITTQEALAKVKQYFGDIPAGPPVTRYEAFTAKRTGTLRQVAQDRVPQARIYKVWNIPAWGTLCANRLDLVSDLLASGKTSRLYKRLVYEDQIATDVSAYLDLREIAGLFYIVATAKPGESLAKVEKALDEELARLMAEGPTENELQRVKAQYRSNFIRGIERIGGFGGKSDILISNEVFGGSPDYYKTTLKHIDEATVQDLQQAAKYWLSDGVYILEVHPYPEYKSAESKVDRSSLPVPGAPPTVAFPAIQRATLSNGLKVLLIERHSVPLANLSLVVDAGWAADQGALLGTAGLALDMMDEGTKSRSALEINEQLSLLGARLSTGS